CGCAGCCCATTACGAATTACGAATTATTTAACTGGCTTGAGGAATTCTCAGTTTCTCCATACTCCAAGGGTCTTGTTTTTCCTCTCCCAGGTAAATATTTACAGATTTAATTTCTTCTTGCAATTGATTGGTTGCCAGTTGTTCTGCGTTTTCCTTAAACTCTTCTTGCATTGCCTCTTTCAAATCATTTAGTTCCAGACCAAGTTGCTGACTACCACGAGTAGCAATCTGCCGTTTCAAAGCTATCTTCTTGCCTCGAGAAACAATGCTCACTAAAACTGCTCCACTAATGAAAATGCTGAGAGGAAATTTGTAATACTTCCCTGCTTTTGTTACCGCTTCTAAGTAACTATTAACTGAAAAGAGGAATTCTACTGTATCTACAATTATTTCCTCTGCTAGCTGCTCTCGTAGTGCTACTTCCTCAATAAATTTTCTGACTTGCTCATCTGCACATAAATTAATTAAATTCTGGCTTTCTTGCTTTGCCTTACGAACATCAAATTTATGAGGAATTGCGGCAATTATTTGGTCTAGTAATCTAGTCAGATTTTCACCCAACTTGTTGAGTGTTTTTTGCACAACATGAGGTTTAAAGGTCAAAACCGGAACAGTAGAAACTGTTGAATCGGTAAAGTTTGTTAAACCGTAGGGCTGTAGTGGCAAATCAGGTGTTAAGTGAAGCGCCAAAATTGCTATTGCTGAATCACGCGAAGGCAGATCAATCTTAATTTTAATATCTAAGCGTCCAGGTCGTTGAATAGCTGGATCAATCATGTCTGGTCGGTTACTAGCTCCGATAATCACTATATTTTCTGTGGCTTCAACTCCATCCATCTCAGCCAAAAATTGAGGCACAATAGTTGTTTCTACATCAGATGAACGTCCTGAACCCCTAGTGCGAAACATTGCCTCCATTTCATCAAAAAAGATAACTACTGGCGTATAGAAAGTAGCACGGCGTTTTGCTTCTGCAAATATTTTGCGGATGCGGTTTTCTGTTTCACCAACATACTTGTTGAGAAGTTCTGGTCCTTTGACATTTAAGAAAAAACTGCGGATTCCATCCTCACGTCGTAGGATATTCTGAATTCGTTCTAAAGAGTTATTGATATCTTCCAAATCGATATTACTCAGGCGTAAATCTGCTACTAATTGCTGCTGTGTCTCCTCTGGAGAAATATTGTTTTGGATCAGAGCAACGGTTTCTGGCGATCGAGAATTATTGGCGAGTTGTTGATAAGCAACTAGAGCATCCTGATTATCAGGATTTTTGCTGAGTTCTTGATAGAGAATAATTTTTTGTTCTACCTCCTGAAGATGGCTGCGGATGCTTTGCGTCAAACTATTAGCTACTGCCTTGGCAATCATGGTTTTACCACAGCCAGGAGGTCCATATAATAAAATTCCTTTGGGACGGACAAGTTGATATTCCTCAAACAACTTTTGGTAGACGTAGGGTAGTTCGATCGCATCCTTAATTGCTTCTGTCTGATCATCTAGTCCCCCGATGTCTTCGTAAGTAACATCTGGCACTTCTTCCAAAGTTAAGCCGCCAGTTTGATAGCTTGGCAGTTTTTCAAAAGCAAACTGTAGCCTTGTATCTACCCGGATCAAGTCCCCAATTTCTACACCTTCTTGAAAAAGACGATCGCTAATTTCTACGACAATACCGTCATTCCCACCACTACGAATATGTAGGCGAGGCTTAACTTTAGCTATTGCCAATGTCTGACTTTCATCAAGTTGTACTATGTTTCCTGGATGCAGGGACTTACGCAAAGATAGCGCACAATTAACCTCAAACTTATTACCATCTAGCGACTGTACTCGCACTGGCTTATCATCTGTGGGAACATTCATCACTCTGGCTGTGCCAACCGGACTAATCACGTTAACGACTTCTGCCGTTTCCCCACGCATAACCTGTTCATTGTCTACCCCTACAACGTTTAAAACTTTGTTCAAAATTAGTTGTTGGCCTTCAGATAGTACTTCTACCGGAACCTCTTCCGTAGCCAGTTTGACTTCAAATCTTTGTCCACGCACACCAACAACTATCTCACGTTCATTTTCGCTACTAAATTGAGTAGATCTAGTTGGGCATTTACCGAGAAAGACCCCATATTCCAAAGGAGGTTCTATTAATTCGGCGCTCTGTTTTTGCAATTCGTCAATTTTTGACTTCAAACGGGGAAACTCTT
The Nostoc punctiforme PCC 73102 genome window above contains:
- a CDS encoding AAA family ATPase, whose product is MDDIDLQNLDSWKTLILQIIKNNSLPEERSSLIKLQQFLDKIRTPLEEFPRLKSKIDELQKQSAELIEPPLEYGVFLGKCPTRSTQFSSENEREIVVGVRGQRFEVKLATEEVPVEVLSEGQQLILNKVLNVVGVDNEQVMRGETAEVVNVISPVGTARVMNVPTDDKPVRVQSLDGNKFEVNCALSLRKSLHPGNIVQLDESQTLAIAKVKPRLHIRSGGNDGIVVEISDRLFQEGVEIGDLIRVDTRLQFAFEKLPSYQTGGLTLEEVPDVTYEDIGGLDDQTEAIKDAIELPYVYQKLFEEYQLVRPKGILLYGPPGCGKTMIAKAVANSLTQSIRSHLQEVEQKIILYQELSKNPDNQDALVAYQQLANNSRSPETVALIQNNISPEETQQQLVADLRLSNIDLEDINNSLERIQNILRREDGIRSFFLNVKGPELLNKYVGETENRIRKIFAEAKRRATFYTPVVIFFDEMEAMFRTRGSGRSSDVETTIVPQFLAEMDGVEATENIVIIGASNRPDMIDPAIQRPGRLDIKIKIDLPSRDSAIAILALHLTPDLPLQPYGLTNFTDSTVSTVPVLTFKPHVVQKTLNKLGENLTRLLDQIIAAIPHKFDVRKAKQESQNLINLCADEQVRKFIEEVALREQLAEEIIVDTVEFLFSVNSYLEAVTKAGKYYKFPLSIFISGAVLVSIVSRGKKIALKRQIATRGSQQLGLELNDLKEAMQEEFKENAEQLATNQLQEEIKSVNIYLGEEKQDPWSMEKLRIPQAS